From Pseudomonas sp. StFLB209, a single genomic window includes:
- the hisC gene encoding histidinol-phosphate transaminase, with protein MSKFWSPFVKSLVPYVPGEQPKLSKLVKLNTNENPYGPSPKALEAMRAELGDGLRLYPDPNSDLLKQAVAAYYKVQPNQVFLGNGSDEVLAHIFYGLFQHDQPLLFPDISYSFYPVYCGLYGIAHETVALDEQFQIRVHDYARPNGGIIFPNPNAPTGCLLALEAIEQILKASPDSVVVVDEAYIDFGGETAISLVDRYPNLLVTQTLSKSRSLAGLRVGLAVGHPDLIEALERVKNSFNSYPLDRLAIVGATAAFEDQAHFNTTRNAVIASREALVEQLQGKGFEVLPSAANFIFARHPQHDAAGLAAKVREQGVIVRHFKQERIAQFLRITIGTPEQNQALLDALSDI; from the coding sequence ATGAGCAAATTCTGGAGTCCTTTCGTCAAGAGCCTGGTGCCTTATGTGCCGGGCGAGCAGCCCAAGCTGAGCAAGCTGGTCAAGCTCAACACCAACGAAAACCCTTACGGCCCGTCGCCAAAGGCGCTCGAAGCCATGCGCGCCGAACTCGGCGATGGCCTGCGTCTGTATCCGGACCCTAACAGCGACCTGCTCAAGCAAGCAGTGGCGGCTTACTACAAGGTGCAGCCCAATCAGGTGTTCCTGGGCAACGGCTCCGACGAAGTGCTGGCGCATATTTTCTATGGTCTGTTTCAGCACGACCAACCGCTGCTGTTCCCGGACATCAGCTACAGCTTCTATCCGGTTTACTGCGGCCTGTATGGGATTGCCCATGAAACCGTAGCGCTGGACGAGCAGTTCCAGATTCGTGTGCACGATTATGCGCGGCCCAACGGCGGGATCATCTTCCCCAACCCGAATGCGCCTACCGGCTGCCTGCTGGCCCTGGAAGCCATTGAGCAAATCCTCAAGGCCAGCCCGGATTCAGTTGTGGTCGTGGACGAAGCCTACATCGACTTTGGTGGCGAGACCGCCATTAGCCTGGTGGACCGCTACCCGAACCTGCTGGTGACCCAGACCCTGTCCAAGTCACGTTCGCTGGCCGGACTGCGGGTCGGCCTGGCGGTCGGCCATCCTGATCTGATCGAAGCGCTGGAGCGGGTCAAGAACAGCTTCAACTCCTACCCGCTGGATCGTCTGGCGATCGTGGGCGCCACTGCGGCGTTCGAAGATCAGGCGCATTTCAATACCACCCGCAACGCGGTGATTGCCAGTCGCGAAGCCTTGGTCGAGCAGTTGCAGGGCAAGGGCTTTGAAGTTCTGCCTTCGGCAGCCAACTTCATCTTCGCCCGTCACCCGCAGCATGATGCCGCAGGCCTGGCGGCGAAAGTGCGTGAGCAAGGGGTTATCGTGCGGCACTTCAAGCAGGAGCGGATTGCCCAGTTCCTGCGCATTACCATTGGCACGCCAGAGCAGAACCAGGCGTT